From Etheostoma cragini isolate CJK2018 chromosome 14, CSU_Ecrag_1.0, whole genome shotgun sequence, the proteins below share one genomic window:
- the pithd1 gene encoding PITH domain-containing protein 1: MSGHGHGHGHGHGCGCEAEHEPAERGLEYGLYRRIDLEKLQCLNESRDGDGKLVFKPWDQRNDRDKYVESDADEELLFNIPFTGNVKLKGIIISGENDDSHPAEVRLYKNIPQMSFDDTGREPEQAFRLNRDPVAELEYPTKIARFSNVQHLSIHISKNFGAESTRVYYIGLRGEYSEAYRHEVTICNYEASANPADHKVESIIPQTNFIS; the protein is encoded by the exons ATGTCCGGACACGGTCATGGTCACGGGCACGGGCACGGCTGCGGGTGCGAGGCGGAACACGAGCCCGCGGAGAGGGGCCTGGAGTACGGACTGTACCGACGGATCGACCTGGAGAAGCTGCAGTGCCTGAACGAGAGCAGAGACGGGGATGGGAAGCTGGTGTTCAAACCGTGGGATCAACGGAACGACAGGGACAAG tatGTCGAGAGTGACGCAGATGAAGAGCTGCTGTTCAACATCCC TTTTACAGGCAATGTTAAGCTGAAAGGCATCATCATCTCTGGGGAAAATGACGACTCACATCCAGCTGAGGTTCGACT gtACAAGAACATCCCTCAGATGTCCTTTGACGACACTGGCAGAGAACCTGAACAAGCCTTTAGACTCAACAGGGACCCGGTCGCTGAGCTGGAGTACCCAACAAA GATCGCTCGTTTTTCCAATGTTCAGCACCTCTCCATCCACATCTCAAAGAACTTTGGAGCAGAGAGCACCAGGGTGTACTACATCGGTCTGAGGGGAGAATACTCGGAG GCTTACAGACATGAAGTGACGATCTGTAACTACGAGGCATCAGCAAACCCTGCAGATCACAAAGTGGAGAGCATCATCCCACAAACCAACTTCATTTCTTGA